The DNA region GCACCACGCTCTCCTTCCGTTCTGAGCGCTTCGTAGGTCATGCCGCGATCTTCGGCAGATGGGCCTCGATCTGGGCGCGCAGGTGCTCGTGCTGCGTCGGCAGCTTGAGCGCCTCGCCCAGATGCGCCGTGTCTTCGTCGCGGTCGAAGCCGGGCTCGTTCGTGGCCACCTCGAAGAGCACGCCGCCCGGGGTCCGGAAGTAAATCGCCCAGAAGTAATCCCGGTCGATCACCGGCGTGACCTGGTAGCCCGTCTGCATGAGCGCGTCGCGAACGCGAAGCTGGGCCGCGCGATCCTCGACAGCGAAGGCGATGTGATGGACGGATCCTGCGCCCTGACGGGCCACCGGCGCGCCGGGCAACTGCTCGAGGTCGATCGTATCCGCGGCGTTGCCGCCTTCGATCACGTAACGCGTCACTGCGCCCTCGGTCTCCGCCTTCTGGTAGCCCATGTAGGAGAGGAGCTCGCCCGTGGCGTCGGCGTCCTGCAGCGAGAAGCGCGCGCCCCGGAAGCCGAGGATGCCCTCGCCCGAACCCACGCCCGCGCCGGTCCAGGCCTCACGGCCCTGCTCTTCGCTCTCCACGAGGGCGAAGGCGTCGCCGTCCGGGCCGTCGAAGCCGAGGCGCTTCTCGCCGAAGACCGTCTCTTCCTTCAGGCCGGTCACGCCGAAGGTGCCGAGGCGCTCTTTCCAGTAGCCGAGCGCACCCTCGGGTACCGCGAACTCGGTGACGCCCACTTCGCCCACGCCGCGCTTGCCCCGGGGCATGCGGCCAAAGGGGAAGTAGGTCATGACGGAGCCGGGCGTGCCGACCTCGTCGCCATAGTAGAGGTGATAGACGTCTGGCGCGTCGAAATTGACCGTCTTTTTTACCCGGCGCAGGCCGAGAGTGTCGGTGAAGAAGGCGTTGTTCTCGTTTGCATCCGCAGCCATCGAGGTGACGTGATGCAGGCCTTTGATGTCGGTGATCATGGCGTGTCTCCTTTTGCTGAGGCTGAAGTTAGGACAGCGCTCTATTTCAGTGAATAGTAATGGTGTTTCATTAACTATTTCGATACGTCGACATAATGGAGCAGTTGAAGCCGATCCGCACCTTCCTCGAAGTGGCCCGTCAGCAGAGCTTTTCGGGCGCCGCGCGGAGCCTCGGCATGACCCCGGCAAGCGTGACACGCATCGTGGCCGCGCTGGAAAAGGACCTTGGCAAGCAGCTCCTCCTGCGGACGACGCGGCAGGTCTCGCTCACGGCCGAAGGCGCCATCATCGCCGCGCGCTACCGCCCGGTGATCGAGGAATTCGATGCCATCGGGCGTGAGCTCACGCAGCGGCGCGATGCCGGGAGGCTGCGCGTGAACGCGCCGCTTTCGCTCGGGCTGCGCATCCTGCCGGAGGTGGTGGCGGGGTTTCGCCTCGCCTATCCGCGGATCCAGCTCGAAATTCAGCTGACCGATGCGCTGATCGACGTCATCGACGCCGATTGCGATCTCGCGATCCGGATCTCGCGCCCGCCCACCGACAAATCGACGATCTGGCGCAAGCTTTGCGACGTGCCGCGCCATGCCGTGGCAGCGCCCGCCCTCCTTCAGCGGATGGCGCGACCCGAGGAGCCGGGGGATCTGTCCGCGGAGCACACCATGTCCTACAGCGCCGATGGCGGGTCCGAGACCTGGGAATTCTCGAGGGGCACGACCGTGCGCCAGCATCGCGCGGGCACCTGGGTGACCACGAATAACGGCGATCTCCTCGCCGGGCTTGCGACGGCGGGGCAAGGCGTCTGCGTATTGCCGGAGTTCCTCTTGGCGCGGGGCCTTGCTGCGGGGGAGCTCGAAGTGCTCCTCCCGGACTGGACGCTGCCGCAGCTCTGGCTCACGCTCTTCTATCCGCCTTACGAGACCCTGCCACCGCTGGTGGCGACGTTCAGCGACTATTTCGAGTCCTATATCGAGGGCGCGCGCGGGCTCGGTGCCTAGAGCGTGCCGGCAGCGCGCAGCGCGTCGAAGCGCGCCTGATCGAGCCACCAGAACTCCACGTTGCGGTTGAAATCGTAGGGCGCGGGCGTGTCAGGCATGCCGAAAATGTCCCAGACGGCCACCCAATGCTTTCCCAGATGCCAGGCCGGCACCCAGATATGCCGGTCTCGCAGCACCCGGTCGAGCGCACGGATGGCGATGTTGAGCTCCTCGCGAGTCTGGGCCGCGGCGGCGCGGGAAATCAGCCCATCCACGACGGGATCGGCGATCCCTGAGAGGTTGTTTGATCCCTCCGCACCCGCCGCGTCAGACCCGTAGAAAGCCCGCAAGTTCGCGCCCGGGTTCACCGAGACCTGCCAGGCGGCGAACATCGCGTCGAAATCGAACTGCTGGCGCCGCTCGGACACCGTCGCCGGATCCTGAAGCTCCAGGCGCGCGTCGATCCCGAGGTGCTGGAGGTTTTCCACGAAGGGCAGAATGATGCGCTCGAAGGAGCGGCTGTCTTCCACGATCTCGAACGTCAGCGCCTCGCCGGCCGCGTTGCGGCGCATGCCGTCATCGCCCACCGTCCAGCCGGCCTCGTCGAGCAGCGCGGAGGCGCGGCGGATCGCCGTCCTGTCCCTCAGCTGCGGCGCGCCGGGCCAGGGCACATGGGCCTCGGCCTCGAAAACGGAGGCAGGGAGCTGATCCCGGAACTCTTCGAGAAGCGCGAGCTCCGCACCCTCCGGCACCCCCTCGGCGGCCATGTCGGTGTTTTCGAAGAACGAATCCGATTGGCTGTAGGAATTGTAGAAGACAGACTCGTTCGTCCATTCAAAGTTGAACGCCAGCTCGATCGCTTCCCGCACGCGAATATCCTGCAGCTGCGGGCGTCGGAGATTGAACCACATGCCTTGGGCATTGGTGGGGCGCGCATCCGCGATCTCCATTTGCTTGACGTCCCCGCGCTCGACCGCGGGGAAGTCATAGGCCGTGGCCCAGGAGGCCGAGCGGAACTCGCTCCGCATCAGATATTCCCCGGCCGAGAATGCCTCGAGCCCCACGATGTCGTCGGCGAAGTATTCGTAGGAGAAGCAATCGAAATTGTTCTTGCCCGCATTCACGGGAAGATCTTCGCCCCAGTAATCCGGGTCCTTGCAAAACCGGATCGTGCGCCCCGCGTCCACACGGTCGAGCAAATAAGGCCCGGAGCCCAGGGGCGCCTCGAGCCATGTCTCATCAA from Pseudomonadota bacterium includes:
- a CDS encoding extracellular solute-binding protein, whose product is MKLTPALLAVGLALPAAAEVTISHGYSAFDDLKYPADFAHFDYANPNAPQGGTMSQRQLFGTPTFDSLNTFIIKGDSAPEVGIHMYDSLMVRAYDEPDAVYGLIAETIEYDEPLTYVAFNLRPSARFHDGEPVEASDVVFTVNALKTEGHPYYRNLLADVTNVVAESSVRVRFDLAEGAGSSLPADLGVQFPVLPEHFYDEDTPFDETWLEAPLGSGPYLLDRVDAGRTIRFCKDPDYWGEDLPVNAGKNNFDCFSYEYFADDIVGLEAFSAGEYLMRSEFRSASWATAYDFPAVERGDVKQMEIADARPTNAQGMWFNLRRPQLQDIRVREAIELAFNFEWTNESVFYNSYSQSDSFFENTDMAAEGVPEGAELALLEEFRDQLPASVFEAEAHVPWPGAPQLRDRTAIRRASALLDEAGWTVGDDGMRRNAAGEALTFEIVEDSRSFERIILPFVENLQHLGIDARLELQDPATVSERRQQFDFDAMFAAWQVSVNPGANLRAFYGSDAAGAEGSNNLSGIADPVVDGLISRAAAAQTREELNIAIRALDRVLRDRHIWVPAWHLGKHWVAVWDIFGMPDTPAPYDFNRNVEFWWLDQARFDALRAAGTL
- a CDS encoding ring-cleaving dioxygenase; its protein translation is MITDIKGLHHVTSMAADANENNAFFTDTLGLRRVKKTVNFDAPDVYHLYYGDEVGTPGSVMTYFPFGRMPRGKRGVGEVGVTEFAVPEGALGYWKERLGTFGVTGLKEETVFGEKRLGFDGPDGDAFALVESEEQGREAWTGAGVGSGEGILGFRGARFSLQDADATGELLSYMGYQKAETEGAVTRYVIEGGNAADTIDLEQLPGAPVARQGAGSVHHIAFAVEDRAAQLRVRDALMQTGYQVTPVIDRDYFWAIYFRTPGGVLFEVATNEPGFDRDEDTAHLGEALKLPTQHEHLRAQIEAHLPKIAA
- a CDS encoding LysR family transcriptional regulator — translated: MEQLKPIRTFLEVARQQSFSGAARSLGMTPASVTRIVAALEKDLGKQLLLRTTRQVSLTAEGAIIAARYRPVIEEFDAIGRELTQRRDAGRLRVNAPLSLGLRILPEVVAGFRLAYPRIQLEIQLTDALIDVIDADCDLAIRISRPPTDKSTIWRKLCDVPRHAVAAPALLQRMARPEEPGDLSAEHTMSYSADGGSETWEFSRGTTVRQHRAGTWVTTNNGDLLAGLATAGQGVCVLPEFLLARGLAAGELEVLLPDWTLPQLWLTLFYPPYETLPPLVATFSDYFESYIEGARGLGA